Proteins from a genomic interval of Alosa alosa isolate M-15738 ecotype Scorff River chromosome 8, AALO_Geno_1.1, whole genome shotgun sequence:
- the vrtn gene encoding vertnin: protein MIQRKEVVLSVLGKLQDATECTGLEALTQVAMEVEQVLSPFLLPTDACKELTSWMGIDSVAHTLYPADAPVGLLPLACKGEGNLLFDAASMLLVGSTSLSLELQVRTVVEMLLWKRYYLSGMIDSKVMLQAARFSLCAEESEDMLNLPMAVLEAIFDADVKASCFPGSFANMWHIYALSSVVQCNIYSVYPMYNLKIRPYFNRLIRPRVWPKDTELETIHIMWSGELEDAAVFKPHNFVALLKACDLNIGTPNSEQRALPIKTLELLNQDSRLSYSSLKDKFNITKSTFYRWRRQTQEHRQKSAARYEAKHFFQACYLEGKLIPLPQFKEFFPEISRSTYYAWKHELMSSGGHLSGGSAGEVSPGESTEPESWSSPDGKHSDPQDNITSYFTFNADNLEGERAQNLTLMQEAKKCLQNCIAMNTSFPYRIFKRSFPGISRSTYYNWRREAMRFNPGYKDATGSSEDSSDGDKSQRLNGELFPVQPASHRQAPRVKIWRHKHKIFQVAHLRNKKLREQAKAYAQKSKITFSKFKAMFPSISTSFYWFWRNRSNQQEQVMDNPQVKAAESMVLVRDAPQKQMANPPVSLLEGNPKLLSPKLWAHETVSPYKVTLPAYPVPHKTPEDQMFVMDVVALANFKAKAKLFLQQRFEEKSFPTFKEFRSYFPLTPRSTYYMWKRALHHGVPLVHG from the coding sequence ATGATTCAGAGGAAGGAGGTTGTGCTCTCTGTCCTTGGTAAGCTCCAGGATGCCACCGAGTGCACAGGCTTGGAGGCCCTCACCCAGGTGGCCATGGAGGTGGAGCAGGTCCtgtcccccttcctcctccccacAGATGCCTGTAAGGAGCTCACCTCGTGGATGGGGATCGATAGCGTGGCCCATACTCTTTACCCTGCGGATGCCCCTGTCGGCCTGCTGCCTCTAGCctgcaagggggaggggaacCTGCTTTTTGACGCGGCCAGCATGCTGTTGGTGGGCAGCACCAGTCTTAGTTTGGAGCTGCAGGTGAGAACCGTGGTGGAGATGCTACTGTGGAAGAGGTACTACCTGTCTGGGATGATCGACTCCAAGGTGATGCTGCAGGCTGCCCGGTTCTCCCTCTGCGCCGAGGAGTCGGAGGACATGCTGAACCTCCCCATGGCCGTGCTGGAAGCCATCTTTGACGCCGATGTCAAAGCGTCCTGTTTCCCAGGCTCCTTTGCCAACATGTGGCACATCTATGCCCTCTCCTCTGTGGTCCAGTGTAACATCTACTCCGTCTACCCCATGTACAACCTGAAGATCCGGCCCTACTTCAACCGGCTCATTCGGCCCAGGGTTTGGCCAAAGGACACAGAATTAGAAACAATCCACATCATGTGGTCCGGGGAGTTGGAGGACGCCGCCGTTTTTAAGCCTCACAACTTTGTCGCCCTTCTGAAAGCCTGTGATCTGAACATAGGAACCCCTAACAGTGAACAGAGAGCCCTGCCGATTAAGACTCTTGAACTGCTGAATCAGGACTCGCGGCTGTCCTACTCGAGCCTCAAGGACAAATTCAACATCACAAAGAGCACCTTCTACCGCTGGAGAAGGCAAACCCAGGAGCACCGGCAGAAGTCTGCTGCTAGGTATGAGGCCAAACACTTCTTTCAAGCCTGCTACTTGGAAGGAAAGCTCATTCCTCTTCCCCAGTTTAAGGAATTCTTCCCGGAGATCTCTCGCTCAACCTACTATGCCTGGAAGCATGAGCTCATGTCCTCTGGAGGTCATCTCTCTGGGGGATCCGCAGGAGAGGTGAGTCCAGGGGAGAGCACGGAACCAGAGTCCTGGTCCTCACCGGATGGGAAGCACAGTGATCCTCAAGACAACATCACAAGCTACTTTACATTCAACGCAGACAATCTGGAGGGAGAGCGCGCCCAGAATCTCACCCTGATGCAAGAGGCCAAGAAGTGTCTGCAGAACTGCATTGCTATGAACACCTCGTTCCCATACAGAATCTTCAAGAGAAGCTTCCCAGGCATATCAAGGTCAACATACTACAACTGGAGGAGGGAAGCCATGCGGTTCAATCCGGGTTACAAAGATGCaactgggagcagtgaggacaGCTCAGATGGTGACAAGTCTCAGAGACTAAACGGTGAGCTGTTCCCTGTCCAGCCAGCAAGCCACAGGCAAGCCCCAAGGGTCAAGATCTGGAGACACAAGCACAAGATTTTTCAGGTGGCACACCTTCGCAACAAGAAGCTCAGAGAGCAGGCAAAAGCCTATGCCCAGAAGTCCAAAATTACATTCTCCAAGTTCAAAGCCATGTTCCCCTCCATTTCCACTAGCTTCTACTGGTTCTGGAGAAACAGGAGCAACCAACAAGAACAGGTAATGGACAACCCACAGGTAAAAGCGGCTGAAAGCATGGTTCTTGTCAGAGATGCGCCTCAAAAACAGATGGCCAATCCTCCAGTGTCTCTGTTGGAAGGTAACCCCAAGCTGTTGAGCCCAAAGCTGTGGGCTCATGAGACAGTCTCTCCCTACAAGGTCACTCTTCCTGCATACCCTGTCCCCCACAAAACCCCAGAGGACCAAATGTTTGTCATGGATGTGGTGGCACTGGCCAACTTTAAGGCCAAGGCCAAGTTATTCCTGCAGCAACGCTTTGAGGAAAAATCTTTCCCCACTTTCAAGGAGTTTAGATCCTACTTTCCCCTCACTCCACGTTCCACTTACTACATGTGGAAAAGAGCTTTGCATCATGGTGTTCCGTTAGTTCATGGATGA
- the LOC125299347 gene encoding uncharacterized protein LOC125299347: MFSGKCEDPHIVYSKEIDDVTMPCENVVAEDCSSTTWLYSSPGSQDAIEEVTHGSIRSENTNRADRLKLEPDCSLKIINVTSQDAGEYTCRQFLTTHGQQDGEDTVFYLSILTVSSSIASEMKANTTVTFYCHLTIHDHRQNGQDGTKIVWTGFNQRRVKDVYPYIISFTRTLTKEDKNRKLQCKVESKGELKATLDYIINLQGQDGSHPVGLIGAVVGAVAVALCAFLVFLWRRKKATAMAPSSLAAPLKSTQWRATHRPRPGRGVAVLVRGGQEYVGWPWDKRPEILKALQKADREKC; the protein is encoded by the exons ATGTTTTCAGGTAAATGTGAAGACCCACATATTGTGTATTCAAAGGAAATAGATGATGTGACAATGCCATGTGAAAATGTAGTTGCTGAGGACTGCTCTTCTACTACATGGCTCTATAGCAGCCCTGGATCTCAAGACGCTATTGAAGAAGTCACCCATGGGAGCATCAGGTCTGAGAACACAAACAGAGCAGACAGACTGAAGCTAGAGCCTGACTGTTCTCTGAAAATTATTAACGTCACCTCTCAGGATGCGGGAGAGTATACCTGTCGACAGTTCTTGACTACACATGGACAACAAGATGGAGAAGACACTGTTTTTTATCTTTCTATACTCACAG TTTCCTCCTCAATAGCATCAGAGATGAAGGCTAACACCACTGTAACCTTCTACTGCCATTTGACCATCCATGACCATCGCCAGAATGGACAGGATGGCACAAAGATAGTGTGGACTGGCTTTAACCAACGTCGGGTCAAGGACGTGTATCCATATATTATCTCATTCACACGAACATTGACAAAAGAGGACAAAAATAGGAAGCTGCAGTGTAAAGTGGAATCGAAGGGAGAGCTCAAAGCCACTCTGGACTACATCATCAATCTACAAG GTCAAGATGGCTCTCACCCTGTGGGCTTGATAGGTGCTGTGGTTGGGGCTGTAGCTGTGGCTCTGTGTGCATTTCTAGTATTTCtctggaggagaaaaaaagcaa CTGCAATGGCACCAAGTAGTCTGGCAGCCCCCCTGAAGAGTACACAGTGGAGGGCCACGCATAGACCAAGGCCAGGGAGAGGTGTGGCTGTGTTGGTACGTGGAGGACAGGAGTACGTGGGGTGGCCGTGGGACAAAAGGCCAGAGATCCTGAAAGCCTTACAAAAGGCGGACAGGGAGAAGTGTTAA